Proteins encoded in a region of the Fusobacterium sp. FSA-380-WT-3A genome:
- a CDS encoding acyl-CoA dehydrogenase family protein gives MAILLTQEEKDLYEKALNYGKEKLYPLTFDVDKSPELNREIIKDMAKNGFCGVGIPKEMGGKGYNYLQTALIYEELAYGDGMMAFQMQLHNNISMEIATFYEGISDEVKAIVPGLADGSKLTAFALTESASGCDPSATTAYAELREDGYHIFGKKDWISNAENADYYNVMIKDGKDSKNMIMLLVDKGTKGLKFLKNRERLIGNGMSCGSLEFDDCVVPVSRLLSANGFKEALIAIDVARVYTPAIAVGVAQRALDITAEYLATRESFGTPILKNQGVQWELADLSAKIEAARWLVYRTASVMDSGEPVAITAAKNKYFGTEVAMEVLVKCAQYFGAEGFMKDSRISKLLYVAKMLQIVDGTTEIQKIVIGRDIARKYLKKSK, from the coding sequence ATGGCAATATTACTAACACAAGAAGAAAAAGATTTATATGAAAAAGCATTGAATTATGGAAAGGAGAAACTATATCCATTAACATTTGATGTGGATAAAAGTCCTGAACTAAACAGAGAAATAATAAAAGATATGGCAAAAAATGGTTTCTGTGGAGTAGGAATTCCTAAAGAAATGGGTGGAAAAGGATATAACTACTTACAAACAGCTTTAATATATGAAGAGTTAGCTTATGGAGATGGAATGATGGCTTTCCAAATGCAATTACATAATAATATTTCTATGGAAATAGCTACATTCTATGAAGGAATAAGCGATGAAGTAAAAGCAATAGTTCCAGGACTTGCAGATGGAAGTAAATTAACAGCTTTTGCATTGACAGAATCAGCTTCAGGATGTGACCCTTCAGCAACAACAGCTTATGCAGAACTAAGAGAAGATGGATATCATATTTTTGGTAAAAAAGATTGGATATCAAATGCTGAAAATGCTGATTACTATAATGTAATGATAAAAGATGGAAAAGATTCTAAAAACATGATTATGCTTTTAGTAGATAAAGGAACAAAAGGACTAAAATTCCTAAAAAATAGAGAACGTTTAATAGGAAATGGAATGTCTTGTGGAAGTCTTGAATTTGATGATTGTGTAGTACCAGTAAGTAGACTATTATCAGCTAATGGATTTAAAGAAGCTTTAATAGCAATAGACGTAGCAAGAGTATACACTCCAGCAATAGCAGTGGGAGTTGCTCAAAGAGCATTAGATATTACTGCTGAATATCTAGCAACAAGAGAATCATTTGGAACACCTATATTAAAAAATCAAGGAGTACAATGGGAACTTGCAGATTTAAGTGCAAAAATAGAAGCAGCAAGATGGTTAGTATATAGAACTGCTAGTGTTATGGATTCAGGGGAACCAGTAGCAATAACTGCAGCTAAAAATAAATATTTTGGAACAGAAGTAGCAATGGAAGTTTTAGTAAAATGTGCTCAATACTTTGGTGCTGAAGGATTTATGAAAGATTCAAGAATTAGTAAACTATTATATGTAGCTAAAATGCTTCAAATAGTAGATGGAACTACAGAAATTCAAAAAATAGTTATTGGAAGAGATATTGCAAGAAAATATTTAAAAAAATCTAAATAA